In Pollutimonas sp. M17, a single genomic region encodes these proteins:
- a CDS encoding RNA pyrophosphohydrolase, with translation MLDREGYRPNVGIILVNQKNEVFWGKRIREHAWQFPQGGIKYGESPVQAMYRELHEEVGLLPEHVRILGRTREWLRYNVPSNFVRRDSRGHYKGQKQIWFLLRLVGRDSDVCLRASHNPEFDAWRWSSYWVPLEAVIEFKREVYTLALNELAAILFKRGQETRYLRQRVQSQRAAAPQPDNKGHARTIG, from the coding sequence ATGTTAGACCGTGAAGGCTACCGTCCTAATGTCGGCATTATCCTCGTAAATCAGAAAAACGAGGTTTTCTGGGGTAAACGCATTCGGGAGCATGCATGGCAGTTTCCGCAAGGGGGCATCAAGTACGGGGAAAGCCCCGTTCAGGCCATGTACCGCGAGCTGCACGAAGAAGTGGGCTTGCTGCCCGAGCATGTGCGCATATTAGGTCGGACGCGCGAGTGGCTGCGTTACAACGTGCCGAGCAATTTTGTTCGGCGCGATTCGCGTGGCCACTATAAAGGGCAAAAACAGATCTGGTTTTTGCTCCGGCTGGTCGGACGCGATTCCGACGTGTGCCTGCGCGCCAGCCACAACCCCGAGTTCGATGCCTGGCGCTGGAGTTCCTATTGGGTTCCGCTCGAGGCCGTCATCGAGTTCAAGCGCGAGGTCTACACCTTGGCGCTGAACGAACTGGCCGCCATACTTTTCAAAAGAGGGCAGGAAACCCGCTATCTCAGGCAGCGCGTCCAGAGCCAGCGCGCCGCCGCGCCCCAGCCGGACAACAAGGGCCATGCGCGTACTATTGGTTGA
- a CDS encoding response regulator has product MRVLLVEDEREMAAWLERALAQSGFVPEHAPDAQTAEHLLSTSDYDAVIMDLRLPDKHGLVLLREMRNRGDVTPVLILTAQGALQDRVRGLNLGADDFVTKPFALEELEARLTALVRRSRGRQAPRMQCGSLIYDSESRAFSLDGAILHLTPREHAALAVLVTRSGLPVEKNQLYSRVFDHDSEASLDAIEVVLHRLRKKLAGSDVRIVTVRGLGYMLESINEDG; this is encoded by the coding sequence ATGCGCGTACTATTGGTTGAGGACGAGCGCGAGATGGCCGCCTGGCTTGAACGCGCGCTCGCCCAGAGCGGTTTCGTGCCCGAGCATGCCCCCGACGCACAGACGGCCGAACATCTGCTGTCCACATCCGACTACGACGCGGTCATCATGGATCTGCGCCTGCCCGACAAGCACGGGCTGGTTCTCCTGCGCGAAATGCGCAATCGGGGCGACGTGACGCCGGTGCTCATCCTGACCGCCCAGGGCGCCTTGCAGGACAGGGTGCGCGGCCTGAACCTGGGGGCCGACGATTTCGTGACCAAGCCTTTTGCGCTGGAAGAGCTCGAAGCCAGGCTGACGGCGCTCGTGCGCCGCAGCCGCGGCCGGCAGGCGCCCCGCATGCAGTGCGGCTCGCTGATCTACGACAGCGAAAGCCGCGCCTTCTCCCTGGACGGCGCCATATTGCACCTGACGCCGCGCGAACATGCGGCGCTGGCCGTGCTGGTCACACGCAGCGGCCTGCCGGTGGAAAAGAACCAGCTCTACAGCAGGGTGTTCGATCACGACAGCGAGGCAAGCCTGGATGCCATCGAGGTCGTGCTGCACCGCCTGCGCAAGAAGCTGGCCGGCAGCGACGTGCGCATCGTCACGGTGCGGGGCCTGGGCTATATGCTCGAAAGCATCAACGAAGATGGCTGA
- a CDS encoding sensor histidine kinase: MTQKPRGSIRFWLLALLIPGIITLLLIDSWNDYDALKAVTEEVYDSALLEPAKVLETSVEFNPDGTLRIDPPFYAQVMLESRAGNRKYFRVEEVAPLALSLAGAPARQLKGNTLLGMHGLPRPEALADNEGMPVFYNAMYRNDEVRMVALWRDLHYEGVHRQVIVLVGESIDMRLRTQQEAWRLGLFRDGRMLILAVLLVWFSVEWALRPLSELRREIKARAVDNLMPLDADQVPHEVVPLVKAVNHHIDLYRRVLDKQAQFLADASHQLRTPLAIMRTQAQYAKREPDIDRMRETLGAIIAQLGRTSRLTEQLLSLAHASRNDMAPQARVDLNALAREVVLQYLPLARERHQDLGWVDDGGDADGQDGAQAWVLGSDAELHESIANLVHNAINHAGEGCTITVSAGVAQDQAWVSVCDNGVGLDPSLRESVFMRFDRGGSARKGMRGGGSGLGLAIALAYAERNRGTIVLQDGDPCPGGGVGLCATLKLPRYTG; the protein is encoded by the coding sequence GTGACACAGAAACCGCGGGGCAGCATCCGCTTCTGGCTGCTTGCGCTGCTTATTCCGGGCATCATCACACTGCTGCTCATCGATAGCTGGAACGACTACGACGCCCTGAAGGCCGTCACTGAAGAGGTCTACGACAGCGCCTTGCTGGAACCGGCCAAGGTGCTGGAGACCAGCGTGGAGTTCAATCCCGACGGCACGCTGCGCATCGATCCCCCGTTCTATGCGCAGGTCATGCTGGAGTCGCGCGCCGGAAATCGGAAATACTTCAGGGTGGAAGAGGTCGCGCCCTTGGCGCTCAGCCTGGCCGGGGCGCCCGCCAGGCAGCTCAAGGGCAATACCCTGCTGGGCATGCATGGCCTGCCACGGCCCGAGGCGCTGGCCGACAATGAAGGCATGCCCGTGTTCTACAACGCCATGTACCGCAACGATGAGGTGCGTATGGTGGCGTTATGGCGCGACCTGCATTACGAGGGGGTGCATCGGCAGGTAATCGTGCTGGTGGGTGAAAGCATAGACATGCGCCTGCGCACCCAGCAGGAGGCCTGGCGGCTGGGCCTGTTCCGCGACGGGCGCATGCTGATCCTGGCCGTTCTGCTGGTGTGGTTCAGCGTCGAATGGGCCTTGCGGCCGCTCAGCGAATTGCGGCGCGAAATCAAGGCGCGGGCGGTGGACAACCTGATGCCGCTCGACGCCGACCAGGTTCCGCACGAAGTGGTGCCCCTGGTCAAGGCGGTCAATCATCACATCGACCTGTACCGGCGGGTGCTGGACAAGCAGGCGCAGTTCCTGGCCGATGCATCGCATCAGTTGCGCACGCCGCTGGCCATCATGCGGACTCAGGCGCAGTATGCCAAGCGCGAGCCGGACATCGACCGCATGCGGGAAACGCTGGGGGCCATCATCGCCCAGCTGGGCCGGACCTCCCGGCTGACCGAGCAGCTGCTGTCGCTGGCGCATGCCAGCCGCAACGATATGGCGCCGCAGGCCCGGGTGGATCTGAATGCCCTGGCGCGCGAAGTCGTGCTGCAGTACTTGCCCCTGGCGCGCGAAAGGCATCAGGACCTGGGATGGGTCGATGACGGCGGCGATGCCGACGGACAGGACGGCGCGCAGGCCTGGGTCCTGGGCAGCGATGCGGAACTCCACGAGTCCATCGCCAACCTGGTCCACAATGCGATCAATCATGCGGGGGAAGGCTGCACCATCACGGTGTCGGCGGGGGTTGCGCAAGATCAGGCCTGGGTCAGCGTCTGCGACAACGGGGTGGGGCTGGACCCGTCATTGCGCGAAAGCGTATTCATGCGCTTCGATCGCGGCGGGTCGGCCCGCAAGGGCATGCGCGGGGGCGGGTCGGGCCTGGGGCTGGCCATTGCCCTGGCCTATGCCGAACGCAATCGCGGCACCATCGTGCTTCAGGATGGCGACCCCTGTCCCGGCGGGGGGGTGGGCTTGTGCGCCACCCTGAAGCTGCCCAGGTATACGGGCTGA
- a CDS encoding NAD(P)-dependent oxidoreductase produces MSSINTRPYESQSATEVAFLGLGVMGYPMAGHLAKAGHKVTVYNRTFAKAEAWVKEFGGTAARTPKEAAQNARIVFSCVGNDEDLRSVMLGENGALAGMEAGTLLVDHTTASAEVARELYGLAKQKGVGFVDAPVSGGQAGAVNGKLTVMCGGEQAHFDAIQPLAYNFAQAVTLLGEPGAGQLAKMVNQICIAGLVQGLSEAIAFGQAAKLDMKQVLDVISKGAAQSWQMENRGATMVDDKFDFGFAVDWMRKDLGLVLSEARRNGARVPVTALVDQFYADVQKMGGNRWDTSSLIKRLRD; encoded by the coding sequence ATGTCATCCATCAATACCAGGCCCTACGAGTCCCAGTCCGCAACCGAAGTCGCCTTCCTGGGCCTGGGCGTCATGGGCTACCCCATGGCGGGCCACCTGGCCAAGGCGGGACACAAAGTCACGGTCTACAACCGGACCTTCGCCAAGGCCGAGGCCTGGGTCAAGGAATTCGGCGGCACCGCGGCGCGCACGCCCAAAGAAGCCGCCCAGAATGCGCGCATCGTCTTCAGCTGCGTCGGCAACGACGAGGACCTGCGCAGCGTGATGCTGGGGGAAAACGGCGCGCTGGCGGGCATGGAGGCCGGCACGCTGCTGGTGGATCACACGACGGCGTCCGCTGAAGTGGCACGCGAGCTCTACGGCCTGGCCAAACAGAAAGGGGTCGGTTTCGTCGACGCACCGGTGTCGGGCGGCCAGGCCGGCGCCGTCAACGGCAAGCTGACCGTCATGTGCGGTGGAGAGCAGGCGCATTTCGACGCTATTCAGCCTCTGGCCTACAACTTCGCGCAAGCCGTCACTTTGCTGGGCGAGCCCGGAGCGGGTCAACTGGCCAAGATGGTCAACCAGATCTGCATCGCGGGCCTGGTGCAGGGGCTGTCCGAGGCCATTGCCTTCGGCCAGGCCGCCAAGCTGGACATGAAGCAGGTGCTGGATGTGATCAGCAAGGGCGCGGCCCAAAGCTGGCAGATGGAAAACCGCGGCGCCACCATGGTCGACGACAAGTTCGATTTCGGCTTCGCCGTCGACTGGATGCGCAAGGACCTGGGCCTGGTCCTGTCCGAGGCGCGCCGCAATGGCGCCCGCGTGCCGGTAACGGCCCTGGTCGATCAGTTCTATGCCGATGTCCAGAAAATGGGCGGCAATCGCTGGGACACCTCCAGCCTGATCAAGCGCCTGCGCGACTAG
- a CDS encoding tripartite tricarboxylate transporter permease produces MELFEHLALGFSVALSVENVAYCLLGCLLGTLIGVLPGIGPVPTIAMLLPITYVLPPVAGLIMLAGIYYGAQYGGSTTAILVALPGETSAVVTVLDGHQMARNGRAGAALAIAAMGSFFAGCFATILLAGFAPPLAEVAFKFGPAEYFSLMVLGLIGAVVLASGSLPKAICMILLGLLLGMVGTDVNSGVARYDFGIPELQDGIDFAVVAMGVFGFAEIMTNLELKDQRVDITGKVGSLYPNKQEFKEAWPASVRGTALGSSLGILPGGGATLSSFASYTLEKKLSKNPERFGKGHPAGLAGPESANNAAAQTSFIPLLTLGIPGNAVTALMIGAMTIHNIQPGPQVMTSHPDLFWGLIVSMWIGNLMLVVLNLPLVGLWIKLLKVPYRILFPAILVFCTIGVYSLNYNVFDIWMTAAFGLVGYIWAKLKCEGAPLLLGLVLGPMMEENFRRALLLARGDYTTFVTRPLSMSLLIAAALLVVIVALPSIKKKREEAFVEEG; encoded by the coding sequence ATGGAATTGTTTGAACACCTTGCATTGGGCTTCTCGGTTGCCTTGTCGGTCGAGAACGTCGCGTACTGCCTGCTGGGCTGTCTGCTTGGCACCCTGATCGGCGTGCTGCCGGGCATCGGGCCGGTGCCCACCATCGCCATGCTGCTGCCCATCACCTACGTGCTGCCGCCCGTGGCCGGCCTGATCATGCTGGCCGGCATCTACTACGGCGCCCAGTACGGCGGCTCGACCACCGCCATCCTGGTGGCCCTGCCCGGCGAGACCTCCGCTGTGGTGACCGTCCTGGACGGACACCAGATGGCCCGCAACGGCCGGGCCGGCGCGGCCCTGGCCATCGCCGCCATGGGCTCGTTCTTTGCCGGCTGCTTCGCCACGATTCTGCTGGCCGGCTTTGCGCCGCCCCTGGCCGAAGTGGCCTTCAAGTTCGGTCCCGCCGAGTACTTCTCTCTGATGGTATTGGGCCTGATCGGCGCCGTCGTGCTGGCTTCGGGCTCCCTGCCCAAGGCCATCTGCATGATCCTGCTGGGCCTGCTGCTGGGCATGGTGGGCACCGACGTGAACTCGGGCGTGGCCCGCTACGACTTCGGCATTCCCGAATTGCAGGACGGCATCGACTTTGCCGTGGTCGCCATGGGCGTGTTCGGCTTCGCCGAAATCATGACCAACCTGGAACTGAAGGACCAGCGCGTGGACATCACCGGCAAGGTGGGTTCGCTGTATCCCAACAAGCAGGAGTTCAAGGAAGCCTGGCCGGCCAGCGTGCGCGGCACCGCCCTGGGCTCATCGCTGGGCATCCTGCCCGGCGGCGGCGCAACGCTTTCTTCCTTCGCGTCCTATACGCTGGAAAAGAAGCTGTCCAAGAACCCCGAGCGCTTCGGCAAGGGCCACCCCGCCGGCCTGGCCGGCCCGGAATCGGCCAACAACGCCGCCGCGCAGACCTCCTTCATCCCGCTGCTGACCCTGGGCATCCCGGGTAACGCCGTGACGGCCCTGATGATCGGCGCGATGACCATCCACAACATCCAGCCCGGACCGCAGGTCATGACCAGCCACCCGGACCTGTTCTGGGGCCTGATCGTCTCCATGTGGATCGGCAACCTGATGCTGGTCGTGCTGAACCTGCCGCTGGTCGGCTTGTGGATCAAGCTGCTGAAGGTGCCCTACCGCATCCTGTTCCCGGCCATCCTGGTGTTCTGCACCATCGGTGTGTACTCGCTGAACTACAACGTGTTCGACATCTGGATGACGGCGGCCTTCGGCCTGGTGGGCTACATCTGGGCCAAGCTCAAGTGCGAAGGCGCCCCGCTGCTGCTGGGCCTGGTGCTGGGCCCCATGATGGAAGAGAACTTCCGGCGCGCGCTGCTGCTGGCCCGCGGCGACTACACCACCTTCGTGACGCGGCCGCTGTCCATGTCCCTGCTGATCGCGGCGGCCCTTCTGGTCGTGATCGTGGCGCTGCCCTCCATCAAGAAGAAGCGCGAAGAAGCATTCGTCGAAGAAGGCTGA
- a CDS encoding tripartite tricarboxylate transporter TctB family protein: MQLRNKQDFWSGIMFVALGVGFALGATNYSMGTAARMGPGYFPFWLGVLLALLGATVALGAMSSKAEEVEMEKFDWKIALIIIGSVVGCGIVFDFLGVYISVFLLVFISSMASHIFDWRVAAATGIALVLFTWLAFVKGLGLIFPLWPSFLGN, encoded by the coding sequence ATGCAGCTCAGAAATAAACAGGACTTCTGGTCCGGTATTATGTTCGTCGCTCTGGGCGTCGGATTTGCGTTGGGCGCAACCAACTACTCAATGGGCACCGCCGCGCGCATGGGCCCAGGCTACTTTCCATTCTGGCTGGGCGTATTGCTTGCGCTCCTGGGAGCCACTGTCGCCCTTGGCGCCATGTCGTCAAAAGCCGAAGAAGTCGAAATGGAAAAATTCGACTGGAAGATCGCCCTCATCATCATCGGATCGGTGGTCGGCTGCGGCATCGTTTTCGATTTCCTTGGCGTGTACATCTCGGTCTTCCTGCTGGTCTTCATCAGCAGCATGGCCAGCCATATATTCGATTGGAGAGTGGCCGCCGCTACAGGCATAGCGCTGGTTCTCTTCACCTGGCTCGCATTCGTTAAGGGCTTGGGACTGATCTTCCCCCTGTGGCCCAGCTTTCTAGGCAATTAA